A stretch of the Gossypium hirsutum isolate 1008001.06 chromosome D07, Gossypium_hirsutum_v2.1, whole genome shotgun sequence genome encodes the following:
- the LOC107953346 gene encoding uncharacterized protein isoform X2 has protein sequence MDIWNKARNFAEDAARRSSELSIGSAKLGDIVTEAMKRSKEIAAEASKRAEEIKAEAAKQAELIKSSIAEGVAPPQNTERMVEQEKELESFGINEELRDFVKGITLSTFQDFPLPDDSPMSDVPTISNVRQDLTEWQEKHAKLVLSTVKEISKLRFELCPRVMRERKFWRIYFLLVNSHVAPYEKWYMEEIERKTAEKIRDKKMKESSNIEMTSQQQAKESKQHNKTSASFVEQDLDVFLLGGDSDDCPDDGDEGFDDFGSDDEKVKS, from the exons ATGGATATTTGGAACAAGGCTCGGAACTTCGCTGAGGATGCTGCTCGCCGGTCGTCGGAGCTCAGTATAGGCTCCGCTAAGCTCGGCGATATAGTAACGGAGGCTATGAAACGGTCCAAGGAGATCGCGGCCGAGGCTTCCAAACGAGCCGAAGAAATCAAAGCGGAAGCCGCGAAGCAAGCCGAGCTCATCAAGTCGTCGATCGCCGAGGGGGTCGCGCCTCCACAAAACACGGAGAGGATGGTGGAGCAAGAGAAGGAACTGGAGAGTTTTGGTATTAATGAAGAGTTGAGAGATTTTGTTAAGGGGATTACATTAAGCACCTTTCAGGATTTTCCTTTACCTG ATGATTCTCCTATGTCTGATGTTCCCACAATCTCAAATGTAAGGCAAGATCTTACAGAGTGGCAAGAAAAACATGCCAAGCTTGTACTTTCTACGGTTAAG GAAATTTCAAAGTTAAGGTTTGAGTTGTGCCCGCGTGTTATGAGAGAGAGGAAATTCTGGAGAATATACTTTCTACTAGTAAATAGTCACGTTGCACC GTATGAGAAGTGGTACATGGAAGAGATTGAGCGAAAAACAGCAGAAAAAATCCGGGACAAAAAAATGAAGGAATCTTCAAACATTGAAATGACGTCTCAACAACAGGCAAAGGAAAGCAAGCAACATAATAAAACTTCGGCCTCATTTGTTGAGCAAGACCTGGATGTATTTCTTTTGGGTGGTGACAGCGATGATTGCCCTG ATGATGGAGATGAGGGCTTCGATGATTTTGGCTCG GATGATGAGAAGGTGAAATCATAA
- the LOC107953346 gene encoding uncharacterized protein isoform X1, protein MDIWNKARNFAEDAARRSSELSIGSAKLGDIVTEAMKRSKEIAAEASKRAEEIKAEAAKQAELIKSSIAEGVAPPQNTERMVEQEKELESFGINEELRDFVKGITLSTFQDFPLPGKIITSLSFVWMLRKKDDSPMSDVPTISNVRQDLTEWQEKHAKLVLSTVKEISKLRFELCPRVMRERKFWRIYFLLVNSHVAPYEKWYMEEIERKTAEKIRDKKMKESSNIEMTSQQQAKESKQHNKTSASFVEQDLDVFLLGGDSDDCPDDGDEGFDDFGSDDEKVKS, encoded by the exons ATGGATATTTGGAACAAGGCTCGGAACTTCGCTGAGGATGCTGCTCGCCGGTCGTCGGAGCTCAGTATAGGCTCCGCTAAGCTCGGCGATATAGTAACGGAGGCTATGAAACGGTCCAAGGAGATCGCGGCCGAGGCTTCCAAACGAGCCGAAGAAATCAAAGCGGAAGCCGCGAAGCAAGCCGAGCTCATCAAGTCGTCGATCGCCGAGGGGGTCGCGCCTCCACAAAACACGGAGAGGATGGTGGAGCAAGAGAAGGAACTGGAGAGTTTTGGTATTAATGAAGAGTTGAGAGATTTTGTTAAGGGGATTACATTAAGCACCTTTCAGGATTTTCCTTTACCTGGTAAAATAATTACTTCCTTAAGCTTTGTTTGGATGCTGAGAAAAAAAG ATGATTCTCCTATGTCTGATGTTCCCACAATCTCAAATGTAAGGCAAGATCTTACAGAGTGGCAAGAAAAACATGCCAAGCTTGTACTTTCTACGGTTAAG GAAATTTCAAAGTTAAGGTTTGAGTTGTGCCCGCGTGTTATGAGAGAGAGGAAATTCTGGAGAATATACTTTCTACTAGTAAATAGTCACGTTGCACC GTATGAGAAGTGGTACATGGAAGAGATTGAGCGAAAAACAGCAGAAAAAATCCGGGACAAAAAAATGAAGGAATCTTCAAACATTGAAATGACGTCTCAACAACAGGCAAAGGAAAGCAAGCAACATAATAAAACTTCGGCCTCATTTGTTGAGCAAGACCTGGATGTATTTCTTTTGGGTGGTGACAGCGATGATTGCCCTG ATGATGGAGATGAGGGCTTCGATGATTTTGGCTCG GATGATGAGAAGGTGAAATCATAA
- the LOC107953345 gene encoding uncharacterized protein — MLVLSLNSKRQRRPNVRLGEIGDASAAFACGFSQKTKENLVHKRWKPDFLNSQVNEPVTVDEFSKGKSPDFLNLDPGFLPADLQQNRENKNPNSSKLGFDLVTADEIDMMKSSINFGTITRKSRVMKRRGRIREGNNSAFLCSAWTQSPKFSPEFSGEDRKEHDDEEKEFMGIESNACIDSQYLSDHDADEPDSWQQGNADDCYEGDNALLRSGDEWDQTRYACNDVTGVRTWLEDLGFGRYAGIFEMHEVDQETLPLLTLDDLKEMGVFAVGHRRKLYTAIQQLRGGNASS, encoded by the coding sequence ATGTTGGTTTTAAGCTTGAATTCCAAACGGCAAAGGCGGCCTAATGTTAGGTTAGGGGAAATAGGGGATGCGTCTGCTGCTTTTGCATGTGGATTTTCTCAAAAAACTAAGGAAAATTTAGTACATAAAAGATGGAAACCTGATTTTCTCAACTCTCAAGTGAATGAACCTGTTACTGTTGATGAGTTTTCTAAAGGGAAATCACCAGATTTCTTGAACTTGGACCCCGGTTTTTTGCCGGCCGATTTGCAACAGAACAGAGAGAATAAGAACCCCAATTCTTCAAAATTGGGTTTTGATTTGGTTACTGCTGATGAAATTGACATGATGAAGTCTAGTATAAATTTTGGTACCATAACAAGGAAGAGTAGGGTCATGAAACGGCGAGGGCGGATTCGAGAAGGCAACAATTCCGCGTTTCTTTGCAGTGCTTGGACTCAGAGTCCTAAATTTAGCCCTGAATTTAGTGGTGAGGATAGAAAGGAGCACGACGATGAGGAGAAAGAGTTTATGGGGATCGAATCGAATGCTTGCATAGATTCGCAGTACCTATCAGACCATGATGCGGATGAACCTGATAGTTGGCAACAAGGAAATGCTGATGATTGTTATGAAGGAGATAATGCGTTGCTTAGATCAGGTGATGAATGGGACCAAACGAGATATGCGTGTAATGATGTTACCGGTGTCCGAACGTGGTTGGAGGACTTGGGATTCGGTAGGTATGCTGGTATTTTCGAAATGCATGAGGTTGATCAAGAAACTCTGCCTTTGCTTACACTAGATGATCTCAAGGAGATGGGTGTGTTTGCTGTTGGACATCGACGGAAGTTGTACACTGCAATACAACAATTAAGAGGGGGCAATGCTTCTTCGTGA
- the LOC107953347 gene encoding leucine aminopeptidase 2, chloroplastic isoform X1, translating into MISGKGMRPGDIVTASNGKTIEVNNTDAEGRLTLADALVYACNQGVEKIKPKTRHRKFVIRVVNLIVDLATLTGACVVALGPSIAVFSLFIVGSKGVFTPNDDLAKELFQASEASGEKFWRMPLEESYWESMKSGVADMVNTGGRQGGAINAALFLKQFVDEKVKVDAR; encoded by the exons ATGATAAGTGGAAAGGGTATGAGGCCTGGAGATATTGTCACAGCTTCAAATGGAAAGACAATTGAG GTTAATAACACTGATGCAGAAGGTAGGCTTACACTAGCAGATGCTTTGGTTTATGCTTGCAACCAAGGTGTAGAGAAGATAAAGCCGAAAACTAGACATCgtaaatttgtgattagagttgTAAACTTG ATAGTTGACCTGGCAACACTAACCGGGGCTTGTGTTGTTGCTCTTGGCCCCTCAATTGCAG TGTTTTCCTTATTCATAGTTGGTTCGAAAG GCGTCTTCACACCCAATGATGATCTAGCAAAGGAGTTATTTCAAGCATCAGAGGCCAGTGGTGAGAAATTTTGGAGGATGCCATTAGAGGAAAGCTATTGGGAATCAATGAAATCAGGAGTTGCTGATATGGTAAATACCGGCGGTCGCCAAGGCGGTGCTATCAATGCAGCTTTGTTCTTGAAGCAA TTTGTTGATGAAAAAGTAAAAGTGGATGCACGTTGA
- the LOC107953347 gene encoding leucine aminopeptidase 2, chloroplastic isoform X2: MISGKGMRPGDIVTASNGKTIEVNNTDAEGRLTLADALVYACNQGVEKIKPKTRHRKFVIRVVNLIVDLATLTGACVVALGPSIAVGSKGVFTPNDDLAKELFQASEASGEKFWRMPLEESYWESMKSGVADMVNTGGRQGGAINAALFLKQFVDEKVKVDAR, encoded by the exons ATGATAAGTGGAAAGGGTATGAGGCCTGGAGATATTGTCACAGCTTCAAATGGAAAGACAATTGAG GTTAATAACACTGATGCAGAAGGTAGGCTTACACTAGCAGATGCTTTGGTTTATGCTTGCAACCAAGGTGTAGAGAAGATAAAGCCGAAAACTAGACATCgtaaatttgtgattagagttgTAAACTTG ATAGTTGACCTGGCAACACTAACCGGGGCTTGTGTTGTTGCTCTTGGCCCCTCAATTGCAG TTGGTTCGAAAG GCGTCTTCACACCCAATGATGATCTAGCAAAGGAGTTATTTCAAGCATCAGAGGCCAGTGGTGAGAAATTTTGGAGGATGCCATTAGAGGAAAGCTATTGGGAATCAATGAAATCAGGAGTTGCTGATATGGTAAATACCGGCGGTCGCCAAGGCGGTGCTATCAATGCAGCTTTGTTCTTGAAGCAA TTTGTTGATGAAAAAGTAAAAGTGGATGCACGTTGA
- the LOC107953341 gene encoding uncharacterized protein — MRRYKAKTNIEVNGQKGDGGIKNLGVNDFMARKNPIQGASYMASPSEVERRKEENKVHDMSETFLASGAPELVVFIQESDYQSIKDIFIDREVPSRNRLKYKGIYSKYNTDVNGDSEEPGKSLSILSSISNEIEQDFQNYARKRHALEDLMKDDDDEDSDGRDVHSHDKTTMSNLEEFLQGSECQQPHKTEGLPRSLTGLSQSIVNKMASGDCGSIAASPIPCSGSMSLRSSSSTASSHSFAFPILPTEWNGSPVRMAEADPRRPKKHQSWKTCFLC; from the exons ATGAGAAGATATAAGGCAAAGACCAATATAGAAGTTAATGGACAAAAGGGTGATGGAGGAATCAAGAACCTTGGAGTTAATGATTTCATGGCTCGGAAGAATCCGATACAAGGAGCATCGTATATGGCAAGTCCTAGTGAAGTAGAAAGGcgaaaggaagaaaacaaagttcaTGATATGAGCGAGACCTTTTTGGCATCTGGTGCGCCGGAGCTGGTTGTATTTATTCAAGAGAGTGATTATCAGTCAATCAAGGATATTTTCATAGACAGGGAAGTTCCTTCGCGGAATCGACTGAAGTATAAGGGTATCTATTCCAAGTATAATACAGATGTGAATGGTGATAGTGAAGAACCTGGAAAATCTCTTAGTATATTGTCATCTATTTCCAATGAGATTGAACAAGATTTTCAGAATTATGCAAGGAAAAGGCATGCTCTTGAGGACTTAATgaaggatgatgatgatgaagattcCGATGGAAGAGACGTTCACTCGCATGATAAGACTACCATGAGCAACCTTGAGGAATTTTTACAAGGTTCAGAGTGTCAACAGCCTCATAAAACCGAAGGCTTACCGAGAAGCCTAACAGGCCTGAGTCAAAGCATCGTTAACAAAATGGCTTCTGGTGATTGTGGTTCCATTGCAGCGAGTCCAATACCATGTTCCGGTAGCATGTCTCTGCGGTCAAGTAGTAGCACTGCCAGCTCTCATTCATTTGCTTTTCCCAT ATTGCCAACGGAATGGAACGGCAGCCCGGTAAGAATGGCAGAAGCTGACCCGAGACGGCCGAAGAAGCACCAAAGTTGGAAAACCTGTTTTCTCTGCT GA
- the LOC107953347 gene encoding leucine aminopeptidase 2, chloroplastic isoform X5, with product MERQLRLITLMQKIVDLATLTGACVVALGPSIAVGSKGVFTPNDDLAKELFQASEASGEKFWRMPLEESYWESMKSGVADMVNTGGRQGGAINAALFLKQFVDEKVKVDAR from the exons ATGGAAAGACAATTGAG GTTAATAACACTGATGCAGAAG ATAGTTGACCTGGCAACACTAACCGGGGCTTGTGTTGTTGCTCTTGGCCCCTCAATTGCAG TTGGTTCGAAAG GCGTCTTCACACCCAATGATGATCTAGCAAAGGAGTTATTTCAAGCATCAGAGGCCAGTGGTGAGAAATTTTGGAGGATGCCATTAGAGGAAAGCTATTGGGAATCAATGAAATCAGGAGTTGCTGATATGGTAAATACCGGCGGTCGCCAAGGCGGTGCTATCAATGCAGCTTTGTTCTTGAAGCAA TTTGTTGATGAAAAAGTAAAAGTGGATGCACGTTGA
- the LOC107953347 gene encoding leucine aminopeptidase 2, chloroplastic isoform X3: MISGKGMRPGDIVTASNGKTIEIVDLATLTGACVVALGPSIAVGSKGVFTPNDDLAKELFQASEASGEKFWRMPLEESYWESMKSGVADMVNTGGRQGGAINAALFLKQFVDEKVKVDAR; encoded by the exons ATGATAAGTGGAAAGGGTATGAGGCCTGGAGATATTGTCACAGCTTCAAATGGAAAGACAATTGAG ATAGTTGACCTGGCAACACTAACCGGGGCTTGTGTTGTTGCTCTTGGCCCCTCAATTGCAG TTGGTTCGAAAG GCGTCTTCACACCCAATGATGATCTAGCAAAGGAGTTATTTCAAGCATCAGAGGCCAGTGGTGAGAAATTTTGGAGGATGCCATTAGAGGAAAGCTATTGGGAATCAATGAAATCAGGAGTTGCTGATATGGTAAATACCGGCGGTCGCCAAGGCGGTGCTATCAATGCAGCTTTGTTCTTGAAGCAA TTTGTTGATGAAAAAGTAAAAGTGGATGCACGTTGA
- the LOC107953347 gene encoding leucine aminopeptidase 2, chloroplastic isoform X4, translated as MERQLRLITLMQKIVDLATLTGACVVALGPSIAVFSLFIVGSKGVFTPNDDLAKELFQASEASGEKFWRMPLEESYWESMKSGVADMVNTGGRQGGAINAALFLKQFVDEKVKVDAR; from the exons ATGGAAAGACAATTGAG GTTAATAACACTGATGCAGAAG ATAGTTGACCTGGCAACACTAACCGGGGCTTGTGTTGTTGCTCTTGGCCCCTCAATTGCAG TGTTTTCCTTATTCATAGTTGGTTCGAAAG GCGTCTTCACACCCAATGATGATCTAGCAAAGGAGTTATTTCAAGCATCAGAGGCCAGTGGTGAGAAATTTTGGAGGATGCCATTAGAGGAAAGCTATTGGGAATCAATGAAATCAGGAGTTGCTGATATGGTAAATACCGGCGGTCGCCAAGGCGGTGCTATCAATGCAGCTTTGTTCTTGAAGCAA TTTGTTGATGAAAAAGTAAAAGTGGATGCACGTTGA
- the LOC107953344 gene encoding dof zinc finger protein DOF5.4: protein MQDIHSIEGGCIFGGGGGGGGGGGGGGGDKRLRSHHHYNHQALKCPRCDSLNTKFCYYNNYNLSQPRHFCKSCRHYWTKGGILRNVPVGGGCRKAKRTKTKASSQTTAVAASALPPPEQQHGDQRKANSHSSSESSSLTATNSNVAVPNQNNYSSAAGTAEAVTSHSNLINLSEPKFYGNPNNLGLEPGLLEQGSDCGIFPEIGSFTSLITSSNNETMSFGFDKVLNGQALEQGQWQQRHQKMMRMGGDEINGGLLDQTVQVELSNMHSRSENGFGALDWQGNEDQGLFDLPNDVDKTYWSQTQWPDQDHHGLYLP, encoded by the coding sequence ATGCAAGACATCCACTCGATCGAAGGTGGCTGCATATTCGGCGGCGGTGgcggtggaggtggaggtggaggtggaggaGGAGGAGACAAAAGGTTACGATCGCACCACCATTACAACCATCAAGCTCTCAAGTGTCCTCGTTGCGATTCTCTCAACACGAAATTCTGTTACTACAACAACTACAACCTCTCTCAGCCACGTCATTTCTGCAAGAGCTGCCGTCATTACTGGACAAAAGGCGGCATCCTCCGTAACGTTCCCGTCGGCGGTGGCTGCCGCAAAGCCAAGCGCACCAAAACCAAAGCTTCGTCCCAAACCACCGCAGTCGCCGCCTCCGCACTGCCGCCTCCGGAGCAACAACACGGTGATCAACGTAAAGCGAATTCTCATTCTAGTAGCGAGAGTTCGAGTCTTACTGCCACTAACTCTAACGTTGCAGTGCCAAATCAAAACAACTACAGTTCTGCCGCTGGCACGGCGGAGGCGGTAACCTCTCATTCTAACTTGATAAATTTGAGTGAACCGAAGTTTTACGGAAACCCTAATAATTTAGGGTTAGAGCCAGGATTGCTAGAACAAGGATCAGACTGCGGGATATTTCCGGAGATTGGGAGTTTTACGAGCTTGATTACATCATCAAACAACGAAACGATGTCGTTTGGTTTCGATAAGGTATTAAACGGGCAAGCACTTGAGCAAGGACAGTGGCAGCAACGGCATCAAAAGATGATGAGGATGGGAGGGGATGAAATCAACGGTGGATTGCTTGATCAGACGGTGCAGGTTGAGTTATCAAATATGCATAGTAGATCAGAGAATGGTTTTGGAGCGTTGGATTGGCAAGGGAATGAAGATCAAGGGTTGTTTGATCTTCCTAACGATGTTGATAAGACATATTGGAGTCAAACACAGTGGCCTGATCAAGATCACCATGGCCTCTATCTCCCGTAA